The Imtechella halotolerans DNA window TACAGCTTGTGAAACTTGTTGAATGGTGGGTGATTTGATTTCTTTCTTACTCAGCTCATCAGCTATGGCACCATATTTTGTGTGTAGTTCATGATTGTTTTTAGTAAGTTTCAAGATAACAGAGGTAATTATAAAATTGCCTTTCTCTGAATTTTTAAAAATGGAATCTCTATAGCCAAATCTGCAATCTTCAAGTGTAAAGGTGTGCTCCTCTAGAGTATTAATATTAACTGCCTTGCAATGGTCAAATACATCCTTGAGTTCAACGCCATAGGCTCCAATATTTTGTATAGGAGCAGTTCCAATATTTCCTGGTATTAGTGATAAGTTTTCAATGCCTCCAAAGTCTTTTTCTAGGCACCAAACAACAAACTCGTGCCAGTTTTCTCCTGCTTGGGCTTCTACCCAAACATGGTCATTGGTTGTTTTAAGTATAGAAATACCTTTTAGTTGGATATGAAGCACCAATGCTTCAATATCTTTAGTTAGAAGCATATTACTTCCACCACCTAAAATAAATAGAGGAAGTGTGTTGTCATGTAATAATTCTTTGAGCTGGGGTATGGATGTAACAGCTGCGTAATGGCTGGCTGTTACATCGATCCCAAAGGTATTATATGGTTGTAATGAAATATTGTGTTGAATGTTCATTATGCATTGTAGGCTTTTAAGGCTTCTTGAAGAATGCGTACTGCTCTAACAATTTTTTCTTTTTCAAGAACATATGCAATCCTTATTTGGTTTAGTCCTAAGCCTGGAGTTGAGTAAAAACCAGCAGCTGGCGCAACCATTACAGTTTCACCTTCATACTCAAAGTTTTCTAGCAACCATTGTGCAAAGTCATCTGCATTTGCAACAGGAAGTTCTGCAATGCAGTAAAAAGCACCTTTTGGATTGGCAACTTTTACTCCTGGAACTTTCGAAAGTTCTTCAATTAGGATGTCTCGACGTGATACATATTCAGTAATCACTTCGTCGAAATACGTTTGAGGTGTTTCCAGCGCAGCTTCACTTGCGATTTGAGCATAGGTCGGAGGAGAAAGTCTGGCTTGTGCATATTTAAGGGCAGTAGTTATGACTTCTTTGTTTTTACTTACCAAACAGCCTATACGAGCACCACACATACTGTATCGTTTTGAAACAGAATCAATCATGATGGCATGTTGCTCTAATCCTTCAATCTCCATGATAGAGTAATGCTTTACTCCATCATAGGCAAATTCACGATAAACTTCATCAGCAATCAAGAAAATATCGTGTTTCAATACAATTTGTGCGAGTTTTTCGATTTCTTCTTTAGAGTATAGGTATCCTGTAGGATTGCCGGGATTACATATGAGAATTGCCTTCGTTTTTGGAGTAATTAATTTTTCAAATTCTTCAATAGCAGGTAAAGCAAAATTGTCTTCAATTTTCGAAATTACTGGTACTATTTTTACCCCAGAAGCAGTTGCAAAACCATTATAGTTGGCATAGAAGGGCTCTGGAATAATAATTTCATCATCAGCATCTGCTATGCTACCCATGGCAAAAAGCAATGCTTCACTTCCTCCGGTTGTTATGATGATATCCTTAGCGACAACATCGATATTGTGATTTTTATAGTAAGCAGCTAATTTTTCTCGGTACTGTTCAGAGCCTTCACTTCGGCTATATTCTAGTACTTCAATGGTGTTGTTTTTAATAGCATCTAATGCTACCTGGGGTGTTTTGATATCAGGTTGGCCAATATTAAGATGGATTACTTTAATTCCCTTTTTTTTAGCGTCTTCAGCATAAGGAACTAATTTACGTATGGGTGACTCAGGCATCATTCTACCCTTGTTGGAAATGTGTGGCATAATTATGATTATTTAGATAGGCAAATTTGCAAATTATATTTCATATGGAGTACTAAAATGAAGGTGTAATCTTTTGTTAAAATGATAAATAGAAAACCAAAATTTTAGTAATTTAACAATAGTTAACCCTATGGCTCTGTGAGAATTAATAAATACCTAGTTTTTTTTCTGCTTTTGTTTATCTCTTTGAACCTTCTTTCTCAAGGAAAAATGCAAATGATTAATGGGAAAGAATCAGTTTCTTTTCGATTTGAATTAATAAGCAATCTGATAGTGTTTCCTGTTGAGATAAATGGAGTGGAACTCTCCTTTTTACTTGATTCAGGAGTAAGTAGGCCTTTGCTTTTTAATATTACTGATTTAGATTCACTTCAAATTAAAAATGCTGAAAATATATTTATAAGGGGTTTGGGAGGTGGAGAACCTATTAAGGCAATTCAATCAAAGGGTAATACCTTTTCAATTCATCCTGATGTTAAGAATTTTTCACAGGACTTATTTGTTATCGTAGATGAGGAGATTAATTTCTCTCCTCGATTAGGAATTCCTATTCATGGAATTATTGGATACGATATTTTTAAGGAATTTGTGGTTAAGATTGATTATTCAAAGAAAAAACTAACCTTGTATAATCAAGACGCTTTTAAAAAGAGACCTTGTCGAAAATGTGAGACCTTGCCACTAACAGTTATAAAGGATAGAGCCTATTTGGATCTATATGCTCAACAAGACACGACCTCAATTCCTGTTAGGTTGCTGCTAGACACAGGGAGTAGTGATGCCATATGGTTATTTGAAGATGTTGACCATGGTATTGTTGAGCCACAAAATTTTTATGTTGATTTTTTAGGAAGAGGATTAAGTGGTAGTGTGTTTGGTAAGCGGGCAAAATTAACAGCGCTATCAATTGGTGATTTTAGAATTAAAAATGTGAAGTGTGCTTTTCCATTTGAGGAAAATATAGGGTATCTACGTTTTTATGCGGATCGAAATGGAAGTATAGGGGGAGAGGTACTTAGTAAGTTTAATGTCATAATTAATTTCCGTGATGGGGAAATTGTTTTCAAGAAAAACAGTCGATTTAGAAAGCCTTTTTTGTACAATCTCAGTGGAGTTGAATTGCAACATAATGGAATGCGAGTAGTTCGCGAGTTGGAGGACCTTGCTTCAAATGCAGGTTATGGCTCAAACAATAATTCAGAGGGCAAAGTTATTTCTTTGGTGAGTCTGTATACTTTAATTTTAAAACCAGCCATAGAGGTTGCTGAGGTTCGTCCAGGATCACCTGCAGCTGAGGCTGGACTGGTAAAAGGAGATGTGATATTATCTATAAATGGTAAAGAAGCTCACCATTATACCTTGCAACAACTTTTAGAAATGATAAATAAAGAAGCGGGAGAGCGAATAAAATTAGTAGTGGATCGAAATGGGTCTAATTTAATTATTGGGTTTACTTTAAAAAATATTCTATAAAAAAACCTCGCATCATGCGAGGTTTTAAAAAGTACTTTTTTATCTGCTGGCTTCAATAATGGTTCCTTTAATTTTTAACACCTTTGTTGGTGTATCTGAATTAGAAAGCACCGTAATAGTTTTGCGAATTGGGCCAACACGGGTAGTGTCATATTTTACTTGAATCTTTCCAGTTTTTCCTGGAGCAATTGGCTCTTTTGGCCATTCAGGTACAGTACAACCACAGCTTGAATTAATTTTAGTAATCACCAAAGGGGCATTTCCTGTATTTGTAAATTCAAACACTCGAAGGCCATCACTTCCTTTTTGTATGGTGCCATAATCAATTTCATCTGTTTTAAATTCCATCTTCGCAACAGCATTTTGGGCGCTTACCGTAACGGTAAATGCTGCTAAAAATAGTAATGTAATTAACTTTTTCATGGTTAAAGATTTATGATAATTATTGTAAATGTAGGCACTTTTTACACTATATGCAAAACAAACATTTGTTTTTGTAATCGTTGCGTATTACCTACTTTTGCAAATTAAATAACAAAAAGCAAGCCAAAAATGGAAATCCCATCTAAATACGAATCGCAACAAGTAGAGAATAAATGGTATGCTTACTGGATGAAAAACAATTACTTTCATTCGGTTCCAGACTCTAGAGAACCTTACACAATTGTAATACCACCTCCCAATGTGACTGGAGTGTTACATATGGGGCATATGCTGAATAATACTATTCAAGACGTTTTAATACGCCGTGCTCGACTAAAGGGATACAATGCCTGCTGGGTGCCTGGAACTGACCATGCTTCTATTGCGACAGAAGCCAAAGTCGTGGCGAAGCTAAAAGAACAAGGTATTCAGAAATCTGAAATAAGCCGTGAGGATTTCTTAAAGCATGCTTGGGAGTGGACTCATGAGTATGGTGGGGTTATTTTGGAGCAGTTGAAAAAATTGGGATGTTCATGTGACTGGGATCGGACAAAGTTTACCATGGATGAGGATATGTCGGCCTCCGTAATTCGTGTCTTTGTTGATTTGTATAATAAGGGATTGATATATAGGGGATACCGTATGGTTAACTGGGATCCTGAGGCTAAAACTACCCTTTCCGACGAAGAAGTTATTTATGAAGAGAGACAAGGGTTGCTATATCATTTGGCTTATGCCGTTGAAGGAAGTGAAGAAAAGGTGGTCATTGCAACTACCCGCCCTGAGACAATTTTAGGGGATACGGCAATTTGTATTCATCCAGAGGATGAACGATATACTCATTTACATGGTAAAAAGGCAATTGTGCCTATAAGTGGTCGTGTAATTCCAATTATTTTAGATGAGTATGTCGATAGAGAATTTGGTACGGGATGTTTGAAAGTTACACCAGCTCATGATGTAAATGATAAAGAATTAGGAGAAAAACATGGATTAGATGTAATTGATATTTTTAATGAAGATGCGACCTTAAATGCCTATGGTCTACATTATCAAGGTAGAGATCGTTTTGAAGTTCGTAAAATGATTGCTAAAGAGCTGGAGGAAAAAGGCTTCTTGGTAAAGACTGAAAATCATATTAACAAAGTTGGGACTTCTGAAAGAACGAAGGCTGTTATTGAACCACGATTGTCGGATCAATGGTTTCTTAAAATGGAAGACCTAGCTGAGCCAGCTCTAAAAGCGGTGTTAGAAACGCAAGAAATAAAATTATATCCTAAGAAGTTTGAGAATACCTACCGCCATTGGATGGAAAATGTGCGTGATTGGAATATTTCACGTCAATTATGGTGGGGACAACAAATACCTGCCTATTACTATGGGTCGGAAAAACACGAGTATGCTGTAGCAGAAACCAAGGAGGCTGCTTTGGCTCTGGCCCAAGCAAATAGTGGAAATATGGCGCTTACACTTGAAGATTTACGTCAAGATGAAGATGCCTTGGATACTTGGTTCTCATCCTGGTTATGGCCAATGAGTGTTTTTGGAGGTATAATAGATCCTGATAATGAAGAGATAAAGTATTATTATCCTACTAATGATTTGGTTACAGGACCTGACATTCTTTTCTTCTGGGTAGCACGAATGATTATTGCAGGATACGAATATGAAGGTAAAAAGCCATTTAATAATGTGTACCTCACAGGATTAGTGCGTGATAAACAACGTAGAAAGATGTCTAAGTCGTTGGGGAATTCTCCAGATGCGCTTAAACTTATTGAAGATTATGGAGCTGACGGTGTAAGAGTAGGATTGTTGTTGTCATCTGCCGCCGGAAATGATTTGTTATTTGATGAAGCTTTATGTCAACAAGGTAAAGGCTTTGCAAATAAAATATGGAATGCTTTTAGATTAGTTAAGGGATGGGAAGTAGACAAGGTCTTAGAACAGCCAGATACCGCTAATAAGGCTATTGCATGGTATGAGGCTAAGCTGCAACACACCTTAGTTGAAATAGAGGATCATTTTGCTAAATATAGAATTTCTGACGCATTAATGGCTATTTACAAATTGGTATGGGATGATTTTTGTTCTTGGCTTTTGGAAATGGTGAAACCCGCATATCAAGCACCAATAGACTCAAAGACTTACAGTGGGGTTATTCAATTATTTGAATCGAATTTAAAGTTGTTACACCCATTTATGCCATTCTTGACAGAGGAAATTTGGCAACTTATAGAAGAGCGTACTCCGGAGCAAGCATTAATTATTGCTAAATGGCCGGAAATGAAGACATATGATGATTCATTGTTGCAGCAGTTTGAATTTGCAACGGAAGTTATTTCAGGAATACGTACGATTCGAAAAGAGAAAAACATACCGTTTAAAGATGTTCTCTCCCTATCGGTGCTTAATAATGAGAATGTCGATTCAAATTGGGATACCACTATTGAAAAGTTAGGAAATATTGATTCTTTGGTGTATGTAACAGCTCCAGTAGAAGGAGCACTTTCTTTTCGAGTGAAGTCTAATGAGTATTTTGTTCCTGTTCAAGGAACTGTGGATGTAGTCGCTGAAATTGCCAAAATTGAAGAAGAGCTTGCTTATACAGAAGGCTTTTTACGATCTGTAAGAGGAAAGCTCTCTAATGAGAAATTTGTAAGTGGTGCTCCTGAGAAAGTGGTGGAAATGGAGCGTAAGAAAGAAGCAGACGCCCTAGCTACAATAGAAACCTTAAAACAGAGTCTGAAAAATCTTAAATAATGTTAAGGCTCCGAATGGAGCCTTATTATTTGTTAAAAAAATGGTAACTTGTATACCAGTGTAATGTACTAAACGTTCTAATATTAAAATAAAATTTTATGAAGAAAATAGTAACTTTATTAATAGTGATTTCTGTAGTAATGGCTTGCGGAACTAGTAAAACTGTAAGGGAGTCAAAAAGAGTGATTAAAGGAGAATGGACGCTTAGCAGTGTGACCTATAATCAAGCAGGTACATATGCAGTAACGCTGCTTAATGATGCAACGAAAGAATGTTTCGAAGGAAGTTATTGGCGATTTATACCTAATAATAATTCAGGGGTATATACAATTTCAAAAACAGGATGTGCAGAAGGCGATCGTCATTTTATTTTTACCATTGATGAGGTTGATGCTGTCTCAGGGTACTATGATTTCCTCTTGAAGCCTACAGACGCTAAAGGAAGGTCGGAAACGAATGCAGGTTACAGGATGCAACTTACAAATTTGTCTGAAACGATGATGACATGGCAGCAAACTTTGACGGTTGAGGGACGTCCCTTTGTAATTACCATGAATTTTATTAAGTAGTATATTATTTTAAAAACATAAAACATATAACGATGAAACGTATTTTAAAGCAGTCTGTAGTTTTTATTATGGTAACTTCTCTACTTGTTGGTTGTGAAGCTACTCGTAATGCTAATAACTCTCAGAAAGGAGCTGTAATTGGAGCAGCTGGTGGTGCAATTATTGGTGCAATTATTGGTAATAATGCTGGAAAAGGAGGAAACGGAGAATTGGGCGCTGTGATAGGAGGTGTTGTTGGTGGTACTGCTGGAGCAGTAATTGGAAATAAAATGGATAAACAAGCTCAAAAGATTGAGGAAGAAATACCAGGAGCAGTAGTTGAGCGAGTAGATGATGGAATTGTGGTAACCTTTGATGAAAATAGTGGTGTTTATTTTGATACTAATAAGTATAACATTAATTCCGCGTCTCAGGCGACTCTTGATAAATTAATAAGTGTTTTAAAGGAATATCCAGATACCAATATTTTGGTGGTAGGTCATACAGACAGTACTGGTTCTGCTGAATACAATATGACATTGTCTAAAAATAGAGCCTATTCAGTTACAAATTATTTTACCAGTAAAGGTTTGAATTCTTCTCGATTCACAACCAATTGGTTTGGAGAAGAGCAGCCGTTGCATGATAATTCTACAGCGGAAGGAAGAGCTAAAAATAGAAGAGTAAATGTGGCCATCGTTCCTAATCAAAAGATGATAGAAGATGCCAAACGTGAAGCAGGAAACTAAGTGATAAATTATAGGTAAAAGAAAAGCGGTTATTTAACCGCTTTTTTTATGGGATAAATCTATTTACTAGATCAATATATTTTTCTTTTGCTTGTTTTTCCGATAAGTTGCGAGCTTGAAAAAGAGCATTTGTTTTAAAAGCATTGATTAGTGGTTTTCTGCTTCCAGGTGATGAATCGATTTTGTTGGCTATCTTATAGTAGGCATACAATCGCAATAACAAATCTGCCGGAAGGGGATCTGTATAACTGTTTACTTTGTTAACAGCTTCTTCAAATGCTTCATTTAATTCTTCTGTTGTCATTTTAGTGAGCGATTATGTCAACTCCTCCTTTTACTTTTTGTCCTAAGATTACATTAACATTAGTGCCAATAGGCAAATAAAGATCAACTCTTGAGCCAAATTTAATAAAACCAGCATCTGCTCCTTGTGAAGCCATATCACCTTCTTTAGCATAGTTGACAATACGCTTAGCGAGGGCTCCAGCAATCTGTCGATATAATACTTTGCCGTATACCTTATTCTCGACAACGATAGTAGTTCGTTCGTTTTCTTCGGAAGCTTTTGGGTGCCATGCAACTAGGTATTTCCCGGGGTGATATTTACTAAAAAGGATTTTTCCTCCAATCGGATATCGAGTTACATGCACATTGATAGGTGACATAAAAATGGAAACCTGTAAACGCTTATCTTGAAAGTATTCTTTTTCAAACACTTCTTCTATAACAACAACTTTACCGTCAACTGGAGCAATAACGTGACTGTCGTTTGGTGTTGTTTTACGTTTTGGATTTCTAAAGAATTGTAGAATCAATACTAAAAATATAAGTGCAATTGCTTGAATGCTTTTTTCAAGCCAGATAGGCTCAATATAAAAATGAGCTAAAACACATGTGATTGCTACAATCGTAAATGTTACCAGAATGATTTTGTGGCCTTCTTTATGAAACATAGTTGAAAATTTGTAAGGTTATATAGGCAAATGGTGCTGCAAAGATAAGGCTATCTAGTCTGTCAAGCAATCCCCCGTGACCAGGTAAAATTGCTCCGCTGTCCTTAACGTTAGCCATACGCTTAAATTTAGATTCTACTAAATCACCTAAAGTACCCGTAACTACTACTACAACCGCCAGTAGTAACCACTTCCACAGACTAATACTATCTTCATAAGCTGCTAGAATAAATGCCGCAGCTAATGAAAAAATTACCCCACCGATAAATCCCTCAATGGTTTTTTTGGGAGAAACACTTTCAAATAGCTTTCTTCTTCCAAAGGTGCGACCTACCAAATAGGCAAACGTGTCGTTTACCCAAATCAGAATAAAAATTCCTATAATCAGTAACTTGGCAAATGGAACAGTATGGTGATAGGGTATTACGGTCAGAAAAAGACATCCACCTCCAATATAAAAAAGGCTAATGATAAATTTATGTGCATTTGTGAGAATCAATGGCTTTTTGGAATACAAGTTGCTGATTAAAAATAAATTAACTAACAAAGTGATAAGTAAGAGCAAACCTATCATAAAGTCTTCTTTGTTAAGGTAAATGTAAAACCACCATAAAAACATAAAGGCTATAAAAATATAATAGCCACTGAGTTTTATTATTTTTTTGAATTCAAACAGACAGATTAAACCAAAAGCCAAAAAAAGAAAATCAAAGGCATTAGGGTCTAACATTACTGCAGCTAGTAGTAAGAAAACATAGAGAATGCCAGTAATTGAGCGCTTAAAGAGTTCTTTCATCTAAATTGTGTTAGTGCAATATAGGAGTATTTACCGCCCTGTGAACTATAAATCTTCCAACAGCAGCAAATATAAGTTTTTACTGCTACTTCCATAGGTCATAAAGTCTTTTTCTTCTTTTATCTCGAAATGCTTTATAGTAGTGATATTGGATGGTATCTTGTCTTGATTTTTATTTTTTATACCACGTAGGCCTTCTCCAATATTTTCTACCAATTGACTGGTAGTTGCATAAACAATAAAGTTGTCTGGTAACTCTTTTAATTTTTTCTCTTTAATTTGATTGGACGAGATTAGAATGGAGCCATTGTCAGCTACTAATGCTTCGCAAGTGGTTAAAAAAGAAGCAGCATTAGGGTTTTGATGGGTATACTCAATATCAAAACCGTTGAAAACTCGTGGAAGTTGGTTGTCAATGCAGTACATTTGACCACCCTGCCATCGATTTTCAGTAAGTATATTTTCGAAACTTTCCAGTACTTCTTCCAATGAGTCACAGTAGATAAATTTGCCACCATTTTTTTTGAAATTGATGGTAAATTTTTCATCAACAGGTAATTGTATTTCCGGCATAAATTTGCCGCGTTCTTCATTAGTTTCGCTATCGGAATTTTTCTTAGAATTAAAATTAAATAATTTTCTAAACAGACTCATGTTTTGAGCTTGGGGATTCAATAATAGCTATCTCAGAGTAAAGATATAAAAAACTTACTTAATGCATCTGTTTAATATTGTTTTTTGTCTTTTTTATGTCACATTGGGAGAAAGCAAACTTTTGTGTAGAATTCAGATAAGATAGAAGTTACATTATTTAGTTGTTGTTAGGGGATAAACCACCTGTTTTGTTTCCTATATCAGATTTATTTCCACCTTAATTTTTTCTTTGGTAATGGTAATAATGTACTATTTTGGCTATAAAAGTAGTGTTATTTTGTTTGTCAGTTTTAGACCTATCGATACCTTTTTAATTTAGGAAAAACACTGTTTAAACTAACGGTGAATGACGTAATTTGTTTTCTGAATTTCTCGTTGGAGTGAAGATGATGATTTTCAAAAAAAAACTAGACTGGGCAAGCCTAGTCTAGTTTTTCTGTAGTTATAGTAAAGGAATACCTTTATTCAGTAACGCTTTCCTGTTGAGGTTCTTCTTGGTTAAAATTTCGTTCCCCAAAGATAGTTTCTAAATCATCTTTAAAAATAACTTCTCGTTCTAAAAGAAGATTTGCTAATTCCGTAAGTTTATCCTTATTATCTTCCAATAGTTGAACTGCGCGTTCATACTGAGATTCAATAATAGTTGAGATTTCTTTGTCAATTATTTGAGCAGTCTCCTCACTATATGGCTTTGAAAAGTTATATTCAGATTGACCAGTTGAGTCGTAATAAGTAAGGTTACCAATCTTGTCATTTAATCCATATATGGTCACCATGGCACGCGCCTGTCTTGTTACCTTTTCTAGGTCACTTAATGCGCCGGTAGAAATCTTGTTAAACATTACTTTTTCTGCTGCACGACCTCCTAAAGTGGCACACATTTCATCAAGCATTTGCTCAGTACGGACAATTTGTCTTTCTTCTGGAAGGTACCAAGCAGCTCCTAAAGATTGTCCTCTTGGCACTATAGTTACCTTCACCAGTGGAGCAGCATGTTCAAGCATCCAACTTACTGTTGCATGACCAGCTTCATGGAAGGCAATCGTTTTCTTCTCATCAGGAGTAATTATTTTGTTTTTCTTTTCTAGACCACCGACAATACGGTCTACCGCGTCTAAAAAGTCTTGACGATCTACTGCTTTTTTACCTTTACGAGCAGCAATTAAA harbors:
- a CDS encoding LUD domain-containing protein, with the protein product MSLFRKLFNFNSKKNSDSETNEERGKFMPEIQLPVDEKFTINFKKNGGKFIYCDSLEEVLESFENILTENRWQGGQMYCIDNQLPRVFNGFDIEYTHQNPNAASFLTTCEALVADNGSILISSNQIKEKKLKELPDNFIVYATTSQLVENIGEGLRGIKNKNQDKIPSNITTIKHFEIKEEKDFMTYGSSSKNLYLLLLEDL
- a CDS encoding acyl-CoA-binding protein, with amino-acid sequence MTTEELNEAFEEAVNKVNSYTDPLPADLLLRLYAYYKIANKIDSSPGSRKPLINAFKTNALFQARNLSEKQAKEKYIDLVNRFIP
- a CDS encoding DUF1573 domain-containing protein; the protein is MKKLITLLFLAAFTVTVSAQNAVAKMEFKTDEIDYGTIQKGSDGLRVFEFTNTGNAPLVITKINSSCGCTVPEWPKEPIAPGKTGKIQVKYDTTRVGPIRKTITVLSNSDTPTKVLKIKGTIIEASR
- a CDS encoding pyridoxal phosphate-dependent aminotransferase; translated protein: MPHISNKGRMMPESPIRKLVPYAEDAKKKGIKVIHLNIGQPDIKTPQVALDAIKNNTIEVLEYSRSEGSEQYREKLAAYYKNHNIDVVAKDIIITTGGSEALLFAMGSIADADDEIIIPEPFYANYNGFATASGVKIVPVISKIEDNFALPAIEEFEKLITPKTKAILICNPGNPTGYLYSKEEIEKLAQIVLKHDIFLIADEVYREFAYDGVKHYSIMEIEGLEQHAIMIDSVSKRYSMCGARIGCLVSKNKEVITTALKYAQARLSPPTYAQIASEAALETPQTYFDEVITEYVSRRDILIEELSKVPGVKVANPKGAFYCIAELPVANADDFAQWLLENFEYEGETVMVAPAAGFYSTPGLGLNQIRIAYVLEKEKIVRAVRILQEALKAYNA
- a CDS encoding OmpA family protein; its protein translation is MKRILKQSVVFIMVTSLLVGCEATRNANNSQKGAVIGAAGGAIIGAIIGNNAGKGGNGELGAVIGGVVGGTAGAVIGNKMDKQAQKIEEEIPGAVVERVDDGIVVTFDENSGVYFDTNKYNINSASQATLDKLISVLKEYPDTNILVVGHTDSTGSAEYNMTLSKNRAYSVTNYFTSKGLNSSRFTTNWFGEEQPLHDNSTAEGRAKNRRVNVAIVPNQKMIEDAKREAGN
- a CDS encoding valine--tRNA ligase, which gives rise to MEIPSKYESQQVENKWYAYWMKNNYFHSVPDSREPYTIVIPPPNVTGVLHMGHMLNNTIQDVLIRRARLKGYNACWVPGTDHASIATEAKVVAKLKEQGIQKSEISREDFLKHAWEWTHEYGGVILEQLKKLGCSCDWDRTKFTMDEDMSASVIRVFVDLYNKGLIYRGYRMVNWDPEAKTTLSDEEVIYEERQGLLYHLAYAVEGSEEKVVIATTRPETILGDTAICIHPEDERYTHLHGKKAIVPISGRVIPIILDEYVDREFGTGCLKVTPAHDVNDKELGEKHGLDVIDIFNEDATLNAYGLHYQGRDRFEVRKMIAKELEEKGFLVKTENHINKVGTSERTKAVIEPRLSDQWFLKMEDLAEPALKAVLETQEIKLYPKKFENTYRHWMENVRDWNISRQLWWGQQIPAYYYGSEKHEYAVAETKEAALALAQANSGNMALTLEDLRQDEDALDTWFSSWLWPMSVFGGIIDPDNEEIKYYYPTNDLVTGPDILFFWVARMIIAGYEYEGKKPFNNVYLTGLVRDKQRRKMSKSLGNSPDALKLIEDYGADGVRVGLLLSSAAGNDLLFDEALCQQGKGFANKIWNAFRLVKGWEVDKVLEQPDTANKAIAWYEAKLQHTLVEIEDHFAKYRISDALMAIYKLVWDDFCSWLLEMVKPAYQAPIDSKTYSGVIQLFESNLKLLHPFMPFLTEEIWQLIEERTPEQALIIAKWPEMKTYDDSLLQQFEFATEVISGIRTIRKEKNIPFKDVLSLSVLNNENVDSNWDTTIEKLGNIDSLVYVTAPVEGALSFRVKSNEYFVPVQGTVDVVAEIAKIEEELAYTEGFLRSVRGKLSNEKFVSGAPEKVVEMERKKEADALATIETLKQSLKNLK
- a CDS encoding phosphatidate cytidylyltransferase, translated to MKELFKRSITGILYVFLLLAAVMLDPNAFDFLFLAFGLICLFEFKKIIKLSGYYIFIAFMFLWWFYIYLNKEDFMIGLLLLITLLVNLFLISNLYSKKPLILTNAHKFIISLFYIGGGCLFLTVIPYHHTVPFAKLLIIGIFILIWVNDTFAYLVGRTFGRRKLFESVSPKKTIEGFIGGVIFSLAAAFILAAYEDSISLWKWLLLAVVVVVTGTLGDLVESKFKRMANVKDSGAILPGHGGLLDRLDSLIFAAPFAYITLQIFNYVS
- a CDS encoding phosphatidylserine decarboxylase family protein; the encoded protein is MFHKEGHKIILVTFTIVAITCVLAHFYIEPIWLEKSIQAIALIFLVLILQFFRNPKRKTTPNDSHVIAPVDGKVVVIEEVFEKEYFQDKRLQVSIFMSPINVHVTRYPIGGKILFSKYHPGKYLVAWHPKASEENERTTIVVENKVYGKVLYRQIAGALAKRIVNYAKEGDMASQGADAGFIKFGSRVDLYLPIGTNVNVILGQKVKGGVDIIAH
- a CDS encoding lipocalin family protein is translated as MKKIVTLLIVISVVMACGTSKTVRESKRVIKGEWTLSSVTYNQAGTYAVTLLNDATKECFEGSYWRFIPNNNSGVYTISKTGCAEGDRHFIFTIDEVDAVSGYYDFLLKPTDAKGRSETNAGYRMQLTNLSETMMTWQQTLTVEGRPFVITMNFIK
- a CDS encoding retropepsin-like aspartic protease, coding for MRINKYLVFFLLLFISLNLLSQGKMQMINGKESVSFRFELISNLIVFPVEINGVELSFLLDSGVSRPLLFNITDLDSLQIKNAENIFIRGLGGGEPIKAIQSKGNTFSIHPDVKNFSQDLFVIVDEEINFSPRLGIPIHGIIGYDIFKEFVVKIDYSKKKLTLYNQDAFKKRPCRKCETLPLTVIKDRAYLDLYAQQDTTSIPVRLLLDTGSSDAIWLFEDVDHGIVEPQNFYVDFLGRGLSGSVFGKRAKLTALSIGDFRIKNVKCAFPFEENIGYLRFYADRNGSIGGEVLSKFNVIINFRDGEIVFKKNSRFRKPFLYNLSGVELQHNGMRVVRELEDLASNAGYGSNNNSEGKVISLVSLYTLILKPAIEVAEVRPGSPAAEAGLVKGDVILSINGKEAHHYTLQQLLEMINKEAGERIKLVVDRNGSNLIIGFTLKNIL
- the murB gene encoding UDP-N-acetylmuramate dehydrogenase, translated to MNIQHNISLQPYNTFGIDVTASHYAAVTSIPQLKELLHDNTLPLFILGGGSNMLLTKDIEALVLHIQLKGISILKTTNDHVWVEAQAGENWHEFVVWCLEKDFGGIENLSLIPGNIGTAPIQNIGAYGVELKDVFDHCKAVNINTLEEHTFTLEDCRFGYRDSIFKNSEKGNFIITSVILKLTKNNHELHTKYGAIADELSKKEIKSPTIQQVSQAVISIRKSKLPDPKELGNSGSFFKNPVIPITQFKQLQIRYPSIPSYSISDELTKVPAGWLIEQCGFKGKRFGDAGIHQHQALVLVNYGKASGEEIWEVAKKIQKEVAKTFGISIQAEVNVY